AATAAAATGTAGGTATTACTAGAATCTGAAAAGGCCATTCTTGAATACTCTTGAGCTTTCAAGACCCCTGTCATCTTCAGTTAGATTTCTAATGTAGTTAGGTGATGCTCTCCTTCGTATTCTCAGTTTCTTCTGTTTGTGAGATTATACCAGTTGTGCTGAGATTTTATATATCCATTGAATAACATTAATTATACTTTGTGAATACTAAAAACCCGAGTCTCTGAGCTGAAGTGTGAGCATGAATATAAATAGCATTCATTCACTCAAAAGGTGTAAGTGAATGCTTTCATTCCACGGTAGAAGGGGTAAAGAATCTTCTACGAAGAAAACTCAACTACCTTCATGCAGGTGGTTGCAGGTTCCCTTCCACTACTGCTTTACCTTTTTTTCAGCTACTTTTCATACATACTTGCTCATGTAAATCTGTCACTAACTGGAGCAGGTGCAAAAAGGCACTGCTTGTCAATGAAAACATCAGATCGTTTCAGATGACTGAAGAGAGAAGTTAAAAGCCCAAAAGATGGACACATCTAAAAATGCATCCTACAGGATTCACTTAACAGAACTTACTCAAATACAAGCCCCTCCCAGATCAAAAACCTTATCTAACACACTATTATGGGTACCATATGTAGCTGCACGATTGCTTCTGTACTGGGcctgtgtttggagaattgtaTGTATACCTTAGAAAAACATTCCAAGTGATACATATGCCAAGTATCATTCAGCCATGAAAATGTAAGTAAGCTACAAAATAGGATTCAATCACGAAAAACATCCAATAACATTAGAAGCAGGTCTCTTTATGGAATTTCCATTAAGATCAAACCACTCTTTTCCCTCATGTAATGAACACTACCACGTTTTCTCTGTGGACCCATAGCAGATGGGTATGAGTGGAGGCTGATATGTTaaaaggctttctttttttaaggatCTCCTAAAATTATGCTATTGGGGTAATGACAAAACAGACTTTTTCCTTGTGTATTCGCTTGAAATGGAAGTTCTTAAAGTGTCCAGGGAGTTTTCGATCTGCACAGACTGTAATTTTCTGCACCTCTTTGTGAACAAGTCCTTGTAGAATTCCACAGCCTTCTTCTGGAAGTTTTTTCCAACAATCACATACAAGACTGGGTTCAGGCAGCTGTTGCTAAAGGAGCAGTATGTGGCTATCTGGGTCAGTATGTCATTGATGTCTTCCAGGCATTTGAGAGTGGGTGAGAAGTAACGGATTGTGTCGATGACTGTGCTGATCTGGAATGGAAGCCAGCAAATGATgaacagcaggagcacagcataGATTAGCATGGTGGCTCTCCTCTCTGTCTGGACTACCTTCATTTTTCGTAGCTCACTGCTTCGTAAGGCTTTGATGATTTGCACAGTGCAATAGGTAATTACACAGAATGGGATCACAAACCCCACAACATTGAGCAAGCAGTTGTTTGTGGGCTCCCAGTAGCTAGCTGGGTAAAGAAGAACACAGGCTGTGATGTTGTACTCTTTAAAATAACGCAGATTTCGAAACACCATTGTGGGTGAACACATGAGCAGTGCACATGTCCAAATCACAAAACAATTCCATTTGGCACAGACGGTTCGTCTCATCCGCCCAAGGGACATGGTTTTCACCAAGGCCAGGTAGCGATCAATGCTCACTAGTGTCAGGAAATAAATGCTAGAATATAAGTTCATGTAACTCATAATGTTGATGGCTTTACAGAGAAACTGCCCAAAAGGCCAAtgaaaattattagaaatattAATGGCCCAGAAAGGTAAAGTACAGACCAACATTAGATCAGCAAATGCCATGTTTGCTAGGTAAATTTCAGCCACTGTGCAGCTACTCTTGTGGAAACACATGACGGTGAGCACAAAGGAATTTTCTATTGATCCCAGAATAAATATAAACCAGAGAAATCCAGGCTGAAAATCCTGTAGCCATTTCCACACATCTGCACTAACACATTCATATTGATCTATCTGATGCACTCCTGAATTATTGTGGAAATATTCTGGACTGACTGTAAGCTCCTGGGTGGTCATGTTGTACAGCTGCGTAACATTTTCAGTTGTGATGGAAACCATTtctgtgaagagaaaaataggTGACATGAGATTGCTAGATCTAGCTCATTGCTGCAAAAGGCACAATAAGAAAAGCtgtcttttgcttttcctaatgTCCTTGAAGCATAGCTTTTGAACAGGCTTACAGCTCCCTGGGTTGCTTCTCATAGACACTGGGTGTGTCTGTAGAATGTTTTACAGACTGCATTGCTATGGACTCCCTGGACCAATTTTAGGCAAGTAAAAGAGAGGGGATGTAgcaacaacagatattgttaTAAATGAGTTAACTGAAGAGAATGTTTAGAAGCCTTTATTCTCTAGAACTGAGCTTCAGCAAGTCTTTGTTAATTCTTTGAGGATGTTCATCATTAGTTTGTCTTcttatctttttatttcattagcCATGGTCTCCTAAAGTACAGATGTACCTTGTGTCTCAGGTTGCTCATGGTAAAGCTGCTAGTTCTGTGTCACATCCTGCAACATTTTACACCCTCCCCTGTGGGTGAGGGAGAGCAAGAATTGAGTGGAATTCAGTGGTGCTTCCTCCCCAAGGAACACCATATATTTTCCCAAATGCTATACTGTACAATAAACAGACACTTAGTTTGCAGCTCTAGTTTGCATTGAGAACACTGAGGGATCAGTGCTTGCCAGCAGTTTGCCTTTCTCAGCTTCTCACTGAAATTGTCTGGgcatttctgtctctgtgttACAGTCTCTTTCTGCAGCCAAGTCTCTGTAGAGATAAATGGTACAACCTTCATGAGGAAGCTGAGTTTTAAGAGGTGCACAGTGGGTGGGCTGGCAATCTGGTAGAGACAGTGGCCATCCTATAAGTCAGGACCTGTCTGCAGTCAGCCAGCTTGGGTGCAAGAGCACAGTCTGAAAATCAGAACACTGTAAACATTTTACAGATCAGAACAGCCTGGGATCATACAGGGAGCTATTTACAGGCAGAAATGTCAGATGTGTACTTAAATGTTACTAGAATCAAACAGAAGTTGAGTGTGCAGCATCATTCACTACTGATAAAATGTTAACTGTGTTTTCTTGTTGTTGTGTTATTGGATAATGAATGCTGAGATATTATTCAAATGCAGGATTGGCTTCCCAGATCTGTATATATAATTCTCTGGACTGAGTGACAGAAAtactgtttgtctttttttcaggTCTTTATAATAACCACTGTTTATATTATTATTTGATTGGAagattttcaaatgtatttttaattaagacaTTTGTCTTATTCAACTGGTAACTTGGCAGTGAAAAGGGACACACTTGCAATTCCTGAAAGGATTAGGGTTCTCACTTGTTTTCTGGTTGCTGGTACTGTTAGCTGGTAAGTATCAGTTCTTAATATGCATACAGAAATTTGGCTATTTGTTGCAGAATTTATGAAAAATGATTGCCATATTTTGTGTACTTTGTGTTAATGAAACACTGTAGCACTTAAACAACTCAAAGCCCAGCTTGTGTGGATGTGAGAGCTGTCACCCACAAATTGTCAAACAGCAGTTTCAAGACtccctttctttctgtgctggcaCTTTTCACTGTAAAAACACATAGGAAGTGAAATACTAATGGATGGCCAACAAGAGGTCATCTGAGAATAGAGAGGTTCTGTTGCCTGATGCAATTATCAGAAACTGTTTCTTCTGTTGGTAGTAGGCTGtaaaccagcagaaaaaaaaaaaaaaagtgcattatTTTACACTTTGAAGTTGGATGTATGCACATTTTTAATGAGATGAGCATTAGTAATTCAGAGAGTGGTCATAAAGGTTGTGTTGGCTTTTCCTGGTAGTTTCCttcattatattaatttacAGAATTTAATTTACAGCAAATAGCAGCTCCAATACTATATATTgatttatctgtattttctctACAATTAATCTCTCTCAAATTTTGGTTTTAGAAGGGAAAGACCtagaatactttaaaataagtTAGTTACATCATATTACTGTGGTCAAGGAACAGTGTGAAGGGACTAGTTAGGATGTCACCAAGTCCATGACATGGGGCTTCTGGCAACCTGTCTCCTTGGTCCTTAGCTCAAGTCCTTCCATAATGCATTGCTAGAAATGGGGGAGTGAACAAGGTAAAATGTGCTAATTATCAATTTACAAACCCTAATGTTTAGGGTTAAAATTATGTGCTTGATGCTATTCTATATTGCACAGGAGACTCATTTAAAGTATGTGATTGCTGAATAAATTATGATTGACAAAGCCACAGCTTTGAGAAGGCAGtgatttgctgttttcttgtcATATTTTGGTGAAAATAAATGTGATCCTTTCACACATTctctacaaatattttttgtgcaATGCAAGACAAGCCTCATATCTCAGCAGGGACTTTCAATAAGATTTCATGTGGCAGTCTTGATTGAAATACTGCCCAGCTGAAGTAATCCATCATTACTGATTCTGAGGGACCCCTCTGAGGGCTAAATTTGAACCCGATGGAGTTCACGTCCTGTTGTGTGTTACCTCCTCCTTGGCAGTCTATAAAACCCACTGTCAGTCATTATCTCATGttctggagtattttttttactaGCATTGGGAACAAATGACCAGGTTTTGATGGAGGGCGTTTCAGGGTGCCCTGTGTGGGAGGCAGTCATGGGCTGGAAGTGTTGGTGGCAACCAGCCCTGTGCCTCTTGCAGTCACCGCCCTCACCAAggcaggagggctctggggTTGGCTCATGGGTGTTTGGCTATTGGCAAGATCCTGCCAATGCTGCAAACGAGGAACCCTtgcagagggactgggaagAGGGGGTTGATCAACTGTTGGATTGTCCTTACAGGCAGGTGGAGAAGGCTCCAAAAACGTGGTGGTCACCATTGCCATAGCCTGAAACTCTGAGGGCTGGGCAGTCACCAGGGCACCTTGGGGTCTCCTGCCAAACTCCTGGGATGTCCTGCTGTTCAAGGACTGACCCACACAGACAGCACTGGAGGGAGCATGCCAGAAGACAGGCATGGGTTAATCAGCAAGCCAAGGATAGCACCTGGAGTGCAGCAGAGTGCTTAATCCTAGAATGTGGAGGGAAAATCTCCATGTTACAGCAATACGTGCTGGGGCCTACAGAAGttcttgaaagaaaaggaggggaatATGTTGAATTGGAACAAAAAGTCCTCTTAGGATCAAGAGATATGAGCTAAGGAATGGAAAGATAGGGGAAAAAAGGTCAGAGTTCAGTGAATGTTGCTACTGGGTTGATGCAAGCTCTGGCACAGCTTTACTCCCCAGATGGGATATGCTGCTTCAGGTGAATGTTTTTCACCATCTCTTTTGGGTCTGGATGAAGCTCTACAGCTACTGAACTCATGACTCTATTAGCATTGCCACTGGTgttaatttttccttatattaTGCTGTGCACTGTATTTTCATAGTGAATAACTAAATGTCTCATGATGGTCTTAGTCATGTCTCATACAAGGACAAGTTCTGAAATGTGTAATGAGTTCAGGTTATTTCAATGTCACCTGCACTAATCTACTCCGTGGGAGTAAGAGAGAGACTTTGTAACATATTTTACAGCTGTTGTGAATTTGCTGATTACATGTTTTGCAGAAACAAGGTGTGAAATTTGTAATTAGTATATTCTGAGATTGTTGTAATATTAACCTTGCTAAATTTAGTCCTCAGAGAGAAGATGTGGAGCCTGAAACAGATAAATGCTGTTATGATGTTAACAGCTATAATGTTGTTTGCTGGAACAAAAGACAGAATTTAAATAGCATAGGTACACAGTGTAGGATGTTTTCCTACACAGTCTAATTTGCAAGGACAAAGGACAGTGGGCTCAAGGCCTCACTAGTCTTCTCCATATGAGGAATTTCTCTGATGGATGATCATCCATGATGAAAGTTGCCTAGAAAGCAgccttattttccatttatttcaggGATTTCTTAGCAAGACCGTGTGAAGGATAGGTATGACACCCAGACTGTAGCATCCCTAGCAGAATTTTACAAAATTACCTGGTTTGTTTTAAGTGCTGTCAGCCAAAAGTGTTTTCAGAGACAAACAGCTGGCTTGCTACACATGCATAGAGCTCCATGTACAGCTGGGGGTCAGTGgcacagagaagaggaaaagcagggagcAAAAATATGGGTTTGAATGAGTGGCTGCAAACTGAAAGGCACTGGCTGACTTCTGGCATGCTCAGATTTTAGAAGATGTATTagctgcagaaagaaatagcgagggctgccccagcctctcctctggctctctgtttctctgcagagcccagcctgccttgacactttgtatttttttttttttttttttgcatgagtTTGTCCTCCTGAACGTCTCTGAGCCCAGCTTGGGCAGCCAAGTGTCCCCTGGTGGTGCCTATTTGCCAGGCAGCCTTGCTTCTTCACACTAATATAAAAGCTACAGTCAATGTAacacaggagctgccagagccaagagaggaaaaagggtATTTGCCTGACAGATCTGCTGTGACTGAAACGGGAAAGAGCAGGAGTTCAAAAACTGCTGTAGGTAAGGGAGTCTTCTGCAGTGTGGTCTGTGCAAGGAAGCCTGGAAATCCTGCTGAGTATCCATGTAAGTACCACTGCTGTCCTCAGGAGCTTGGAGTGTAAACCTGATAGACTCAGTGAGTTCTTAGGAGGCTGTAGTGATGTCCTCTAAACTGCCTCATTTGTGACCATCACACAGGTATTTGCTGGTCAAGAAGAGAGAGAAGTTTAATTTTAACAGCTTTGGAGGATTTGCTTCCATGACAATGTCTGTTTGTGAGGAACAGGAGATTTTTGTTTAGTAATAGATTATAACAAAACAATCTCAATGCATAATTTCTCCTCTAGCCATACTGACCGGCCTAGCAGGCCTGAAGCACATGTGATGGGATGGCATAAGCACATGCATTGCTCAGCGAGAAGCCAAAGGTATGCTGGAAGATTGAGCTTCAGTGGTGGACCCTTGCATTCAGAATTTAGTATCAACAAAAATACAGGCAACCCACACTGTTTATAAATTCTATACCTTCTCCATAAGGTTTATTTTCAAACCTTCTATTTCAACCTGGTCTCCTTGCAACCTTTactcctgaaaaaaatcacctttgtCATCTACCCCCAGTTCACAGAGACTTTTGTTTCCACCTAATCCAAGCCCACTGGGACTGCTCATACCCCTCTCTTTGGCTTCAAAATGGGTTGGCTTTGTATCTTTAGCTGGATGAATATTGGAAGGTAAAATTATATCACTCTTGTAGCATCTCTGAAACATGTTCTAAAACATTCTCTGAATGTCCTGTTAATTGTGTTACTGTGCAGGCATTACTTATTTTGGAGAGGTAGAGGAAGTGTGGGAAACATTCCTAAAATGTTCTGCTTTTACAGATCCCAcagcattaatttttaatttccaatgTTTGTATAATGAATCTCTAATGGGCTTTACAACATTTGGAGTTGTAGATCAGGGGACGATTTCTGTGGCAGTGTTAACTTAAAGGTTTCCTGCTTTTCATTTACTCTTCACTGTCCCTTTTACCTTATGGCTGCCCTTGCAGTTCATGAAGCTTCATGTTGAACCAGACTCAGGAACTTGCCTGGGACAAAAATAAccttgtaaaagaaaaaattctattaaaCACAAGTCAGCTCTGTAGTTTGCCAGAAAACTAAGGCAGCAAAGAATACATACGGAGGAGCTACCTCTCAAAAGTGTAATTTTTAGATATTATTTGTTGTGTGAGCTTGAAGCACACCACGTAAAGAAAGTATTGCTCTGCAGTTACCATTAAAGGTATCTACATCAACTATGTTAGGaaagatgggggaaaaaagttgtTCTGTTAAAGCAGTTATTTCAATAACAATGAAACTAAGGTGAGAAGAGGCCACCAATTTTTCTCCCTGTGCGAGAAATAAAGCCACTCAATTCCAGCTAAAAAAAAGGTGTGGAAAGAGCAGAAATCTAGTCAACTGCAATGCataagatatttttatatatataaattttatgcAAAGCACTTTgcataatgtatttttttcccaagtggAAATTTTGAATATTCTTACTTTAAATTGTCCAGAGTTACAATTTCCTAAAAAAAGAATCTTATACTTTTTAGCTTTAGAAATCTGATATGTTATTTTTCAATGCTCTTTATACAAGCCAGTCAATAACTGTGATGACTCTGACAAAAGATATTATCTCTGTGCAAAGTAGTTATAACTGAAGTGGAGAAGAACAGCATGGCTGGACTGTGATGAGAActggaaggggaagaaaaatatgaacCGGTTCAGAGAGAAGTACTGTCCTGATGACAGGAACTTTGCATAAGGGAAAGGGCTCATCTCACTATAAAGTGTTGATTTAGTTCAGAATTGGTGATGATGTTTGAGTTAGTCCATGTTTGACCTTTGGCTTGCTGCCatcaatattttagaaatttttcCATTAAGATGACCTCCAAAACATTGGAAATGTCACCAATGCTGGATTTTGCTGTCATTCTGAAAGAGCAGATTTATTACAAGAATTCTATTTAATCTGAAGTGAGAACTAATACTTTCAACATTAGAGGCTGTTTCAGGTCAAAACACAAAATCTGCAAGTATCTCCAGCCACTAAATCATTAAATTTCAGCCTTGTAATCCTCAGAAGTTTCAAAGACCCAGCTGGAAAAGCCCAGAATAGCATAGTTTGCTTTTGTAGCTGACTGAGCTTTGAGCAAGAGGTTGGCCTAGAGACCTTCCAACCCATGTTATCCTAAAATCCTTAATTTGCACTTCTTGtgctaataaagaaaaattccagTTGGATTAAGGCCAAcaacaaaatcatagaatgtcTTGGGTTGtaaggggccttaaagatcatccaattCCACTGCGCCTGTCATGGGCAGCTCTGATCACCTATCACTCCCATtgtaatatttataaatgcCATGTGCTATTGTAATAAGTAAGCAGTAATTTTTACTAAGATTACTTTACAAAAGTGAGTGGATTCAGTGtctcctgtgaaaatttcaCAGCTAGGCTGTTACAAGGCTACATAGGCACACCCAGTCAGTGGTGAGCATAAGCACTATATGGAGCACTCTTGCCATAGAGGTTTAGTTGCAGTTTTGTTGCAGGTGTTAACTCACTGGGCTGTTCTTTGGAGCTGTGTAACTCCTCTGGTATGGAAATCTTTCACGGATCCCAGCCTGCAGAAAATAGCTGGGAAAACTTTGCTGTTGGTGATACACTGAGTGAGGACATTCCTTTTGTAGAGAAAGGCTGCATCAAAGCATCATTAAGTTAAAAAGGCAAGGgtataagcaaataaataatagGAAATGCCAAATCCATTGAACAGTGCTCTAGAGTTGTTATGAAACATATCATAGCAAGGCATAGCTTGGATGAAGGAATGAAATATGAAGATAAACAGTAAACCCTCTGCTGATATTAGAGAGGGTTtatcaataaaataaaggagGTCTGCAGCTGTGGGGCCATCAAGAACTGAAAAGGTGATACATACAAAACATGTTCATGGTGATGTGCTCACAACAACAATTCCGTAAGTTAAATTTAGACCTGAATATCTGGTTTAGCATTTAGTTTTCCTGAAGATTTCAATTATGATAATGCTGTGcagcttttcccttcccttttgtACATGATGGATTAGT
The window above is part of the Vidua macroura isolate BioBank_ID:100142 chromosome 6, ASM2450914v1, whole genome shotgun sequence genome. Proteins encoded here:
- the BDKRB2 gene encoding B2 bradykinin receptor, whose product is MVSITTENVTQLYNMTTQELTVSPEYFHNNSGVHQIDQYECVSADVWKWLQDFQPGFLWFIFILGSIENSFVLTVMCFHKSSCTVAEIYLANMAFADLMLVCTLPFWAINISNNFHWPFGQFLCKAINIMSYMNLYSSIYFLTLVSIDRYLALVKTMSLGRMRRTVCAKWNCFVIWTCALLMCSPTMVFRNLRYFKEYNITACVLLYPASYWEPTNNCLLNVVGFVIPFCVITYCTVQIIKALRSSELRKMKVVQTERRATMLIYAVLLLFIICWLPFQISTVIDTIRYFSPTLKCLEDINDILTQIATYCSFSNSCLNPVLYVIVGKNFQKKAVEFYKDLFTKRCRKLQSVQIENSLDTLRTSISSEYTRKKSVLSLPQ